One part of the Acidobacteriota bacterium genome encodes these proteins:
- the infC gene encoding translation initiation factor IF-3 produces MAFERSGPRREERTRINERIRVREIRVIDDTGAQLGIMPPPQALALARSKGLDLVEVAAAATPPVCRIMDFGKYQYQEQKRTREARKHQKVIEVKEIKFRPKVDEHDYEFKKKHIERFLADGDKVKATIFFRGRENAHPEIGRRILDRLLAELSQEAVAENMPQKEGNTMHVILAKRTSSSPKHPVAPRPAPRPAVPPIENAVAVASAPAEVVVEPESEDVAPDA; encoded by the coding sequence ATCGCTTTCGAACGTTCTGGTCCTCGCCGTGAAGAACGCACCCGCATCAACGAACGCATCCGCGTCCGCGAGATCCGGGTGATCGACGACACCGGCGCGCAATTGGGCATCATGCCGCCCCCGCAGGCGCTCGCGCTGGCGCGGTCCAAAGGCCTGGACCTGGTTGAGGTGGCCGCCGCGGCCACGCCACCGGTGTGCCGGATCATGGACTTCGGGAAGTACCAGTACCAGGAACAAAAACGCACTCGCGAGGCCCGAAAGCACCAGAAGGTGATCGAGGTCAAGGAGATCAAGTTCCGCCCCAAGGTCGACGAGCACGACTACGAGTTCAAGAAGAAGCATATCGAGCGCTTCCTGGCCGACGGGGACAAGGTGAAGGCGACGATCTTCTTTCGCGGCCGCGAGAACGCGCACCCCGAAATCGGGAGGCGCATCCTCGATCGGCTGCTCGCCGAGTTGAGCCAGGAGGCCGTGGCCGAGAATATGCCCCAGAAAGAGGGCAACACGATGCACGTGATTCTGGCCAAGCGCACGAGCAGCAGCCCCAAGCATCCCGTGGCCCCGCGACCGGCGCCACGCCCGGCGGTGCCGCCGATCGAAAATGCGGTGGCGGTCGCGAGCGCGCCGGCCGAGGTCGTGGTGGAGCCGGAATCAGAGGATGTCGCTCCGGACGCGTAA
- the rplT gene encoding 50S ribosomal protein L20: MPRVKRGTVRRAKRKRLLGRAKGYFLNKSKLYRAAKEAVDKALGYAFVGRRNKKRDFRRLWIVRINAAAREQNWTYRELVHGLTLAGITIDRKHLADLAVNDKPGFKAILEQARRASDAAPKPAAPTPAPPKAATTAKPKAKAKA, from the coding sequence ATGCCGAGAGTCAAGCGTGGCACCGTCCGGAGAGCCAAGCGCAAACGGCTCCTGGGACGTGCCAAAGGGTACTTCCTCAACAAGAGCAAGCTGTACAGGGCCGCCAAAGAGGCGGTCGACAAGGCCCTCGGATACGCCTTTGTCGGCCGTCGTAACAAGAAGCGGGACTTCCGGCGCTTGTGGATCGTCCGCATCAACGCCGCTGCCCGCGAGCAGAACTGGACGTACCGGGAGCTGGTGCACGGGCTGACACTGGCCGGCATCACGATTGACCGGAAGCATCTTGCGGATCTGGCGGTCAACGACAAGCCAGGCTTCAAGGCGATCCTCGAGCAGGCGCGCCGCGCGTCGGACGCGGCGCCCAAGCCGGCGGCGCCCACACCCGCCCCGCCCAAGGCCGCCACCACCGCGAAGCCGAAGGCCAAGGCGAAGGCGTAA
- the thrS gene encoding threonine--tRNA ligase has translation MDQITVTLPDGASRGVTRGTRISEFAASISPRLAKSALAAVVDGRLVDLSSAIEADESIRIVTADSPEALGLYRHSTAHLMAAAVTTLFPGAQCGVGPATDDGFFYDFVVDRPFVPEDLDAIEAKMREFASRDLRFERTLLPKEEAKARFTRRGEPLKVELIEEKGGATVSCYTIADVFIDFCTGPHVPSANKLRAFKLLSTSNAYWKGDASRQPMQRIYGTAFFSDADLKAYLQRIEEAKKRDHRKLGRELGLFTFHPWAPGAAFWLSKGTTLYNELANYMRAVLFPAGYAEVKTPLIYNKALWETSGHWQHYRENMFLVESEGQQMGVKAMNCPGHMLVFGTGTRSYRDLPLRLHEQTPLHRNEASGVLSGLTRVRQFAQDDAHIFVMESQIGEEVERLLRLVQRVYGDFGLTVQMKLSTRPEQFLGEVATWDHAESELKQALDAVGLPYDINAGDGAFYGPKIDFDVLDAIGRKWQCATIQLDYQLPQRFDLKYIGADNAEHRPVVIHRAIFGSFERFIALLIENYAGAFPLWVAPVQAMVLPIADRHMAYAAGVRDTLVAAGLRVELDDRQEKIGYKIREAQLQKVPYMLVVGDREMADGTVAVRSRAAGDLGPRAVEAFLDTAREEIRRKGHKPQAL, from the coding sequence ATGGATCAGATTACGGTCACACTCCCTGACGGCGCAAGCCGGGGAGTCACACGAGGCACTCGCATCAGCGAGTTTGCGGCATCGATTTCGCCGCGGCTGGCGAAGTCTGCCCTGGCGGCCGTCGTCGACGGGCGGCTCGTCGATCTGTCGAGTGCGATCGAGGCCGACGAGTCGATCCGGATCGTGACGGCGGACAGCCCCGAAGCGCTCGGTCTGTACCGGCACTCGACCGCGCACCTGATGGCCGCCGCCGTGACCACGCTGTTTCCGGGCGCCCAGTGCGGCGTCGGGCCCGCCACCGACGACGGCTTCTTCTATGACTTCGTCGTGGATCGCCCGTTCGTGCCCGAGGACCTCGACGCGATCGAAGCGAAGATGCGGGAATTCGCCTCGCGCGACCTCCGGTTCGAGCGAACGCTGCTCCCCAAGGAAGAGGCCAAGGCGCGCTTCACCCGGCGCGGCGAACCGCTCAAGGTCGAGTTGATCGAAGAGAAGGGCGGCGCAACGGTGTCGTGCTACACGATCGCCGATGTGTTCATCGATTTCTGCACCGGCCCGCACGTCCCATCGGCGAACAAGCTCAGGGCGTTCAAGCTGCTGAGCACGTCGAACGCGTACTGGAAGGGCGACGCGTCCAGGCAGCCGATGCAGCGCATCTACGGCACGGCATTCTTCAGCGACGCCGACCTGAAGGCCTATCTGCAGCGGATCGAGGAAGCGAAGAAGCGCGACCATCGCAAGCTCGGCCGCGAGCTGGGTCTGTTCACGTTTCATCCGTGGGCGCCGGGCGCCGCATTCTGGCTGTCGAAGGGCACGACGCTCTACAATGAGCTCGCCAACTACATGCGCGCGGTGCTGTTCCCCGCCGGCTACGCCGAGGTCAAGACGCCGCTCATCTACAACAAAGCGCTCTGGGAAACGTCCGGGCACTGGCAGCACTATCGGGAGAACATGTTCCTGGTCGAGTCGGAAGGCCAGCAGATGGGCGTGAAGGCGATGAACTGCCCGGGCCACATGCTCGTGTTCGGCACGGGCACCCGCAGCTATCGCGATCTGCCGCTGCGGCTTCACGAGCAGACGCCGCTGCATCGCAACGAAGCGTCTGGCGTGCTGTCCGGCCTCACCCGCGTCCGGCAGTTCGCGCAGGATGACGCGCACATCTTCGTGATGGAGTCGCAGATTGGCGAAGAGGTCGAGCGGCTCCTCCGGCTGGTGCAGCGGGTGTACGGCGACTTCGGGTTGACGGTGCAGATGAAGCTGTCGACGCGGCCCGAGCAGTTCCTCGGCGAAGTGGCCACATGGGATCACGCCGAGTCCGAGCTCAAGCAGGCGCTCGATGCGGTCGGACTGCCCTACGACATCAACGCCGGTGACGGCGCGTTCTACGGACCCAAGATCGACTTCGACGTGCTGGATGCGATCGGCCGCAAGTGGCAATGTGCCACGATCCAGCTCGACTACCAGCTGCCCCAGCGTTTCGACCTGAAGTACATCGGGGCCGACAATGCCGAACACCGCCCGGTGGTCATTCATCGGGCGATCTTCGGCAGTTTCGAGCGCTTCATCGCCCTGCTGATCGAGAACTACGCCGGCGCGTTCCCGCTCTGGGTGGCGCCGGTGCAGGCCATGGTCCTGCCGATCGCGGATCGGCACATGGCGTACGCGGCCGGCGTGCGGGATACACTGGTGGCGGCCGGGCTGCGCGTGGAGCTGGACGACCGTCAGGAGAAGATCGGGTACAAGATCCGCGAGGCGCAACTGCAGAAGGTGCCGTACATGCTGGTGGTCGGCGATCGCGAGATGGCCGATGGCACCGTGGCGGTGCGAAGCCGCGCCGCCGGAGACCTGGGTCCGCGCGCTGTCGAGGCATTTCTCGACACCGCGCGCGAGGAAATTCGCCGCAAGGGGCACAAGCCCCAGGCATTGTAG
- a CDS encoding cell division protein ZapA — protein sequence MAEVVVPVEILGQRYPIRGMLDAAYIQQLASFVDEKMRAAAGTTSETDSARVAVVAALNIADEVFRLRAPAESRDAEVAARLASLEQLIDQALAG from the coding sequence ATGGCCGAAGTCGTGGTTCCCGTCGAGATCCTCGGGCAACGGTACCCCATCCGCGGCATGCTGGATGCCGCGTACATCCAGCAGCTCGCCAGTTTTGTGGACGAGAAGATGCGGGCGGCCGCCGGCACGACGTCGGAGACCGACTCGGCGCGGGTGGCGGTGGTTGCGGCCCTCAATATCGCCGACGAGGTGTTCCGGCTCAGGGCCCCGGCCGAGAGCCGGGACGCCGAAGTCGCCGCACGGCTCGCCAGCCTCGAACAGTTGATAGACCAGGCGCTCGCCGGCTGA
- the rpmI gene encoding 50S ribosomal protein L35: MPKIKTHRGAAKRFKKTATGKFVRHSAFKRHLLGSKTTKRKRQLTKPTVVSKSDHGTLEKMLPYK; encoded by the coding sequence ATGCCGAAGATTAAGACACATCGGGGCGCCGCGAAGCGCTTCAAGAAGACAGCGACCGGGAAGTTCGTGCGCCATTCCGCGTTCAAGCGTCATTTGCTGGGGAGCAAGACCACGAAGCGCAAGCGGCAGCTGACGAAGCCGACCGTGGTCTCGAAATCAGATCACGGGACGCTCGAGAAGATGCTGCCGTACAAGTAG